Proteins found in one Epinephelus fuscoguttatus linkage group LG4, E.fuscoguttatus.final_Chr_v1 genomic segment:
- the twf1a gene encoding twinfilin-1a, which produces MSHQTGIQAGNDVKEVFASARGGDEYRVLKIVIDDEQLTVGTTRKASKTWDQEYDSLVLPLLEDDMPCYIVYRLDSCNNQGYEWVFLAWTPDRSSVRHKMLYAATRATLKKEFGGGHIKDEIFCTTKDEMTLSGYKKYLTSQAAPQPLTAAEQELQQIKLNEVQTDIGVDTKLQTLQGVAFPIHKDAVAALQHFRDKRINYVQLEVDSEQEVIRLCSTEPTEVKDLPTRIPKESPRYHFFLYKHSHEGDYLESTVFIYSMPGYACSIRDRMMYSSCKNTFINMVEKNFQIEIEKKLEIDNGEELTPDFLYEEVHPKQHAHKQAFAKPKGPAGKRGVRRITRPPAEGDEED; this is translated from the exons ATGTCACATCAAACGGGCATTCAAG CGGGTAATGATGTGAAGGAAGTCTTTGCAAGTGCCAGGGGTGGAGACGAATATCGAGTCTTAAAGATCGTCATCGATGATG AGCAGCTGACTGTAGGCACCACCAGGAAAGCATCAAAGACGTGGGACCAGGAGTATGATTCCTTAGTGCTGCCCCTCCTCGAGGATGACATGCCCTGCTATATTGTGTACCGGCTGGACTCCTGTAACAACCAGGGGTATGAGTGGGTCTTCCTGGCCTGGACACCGGACCGCTCTTCT GTGCGACATAAAATGTTATATGCTGCTACCAGAGCCACACTGAAGAAAGAGTTCGGAGGCGGGCACATCAAGGATGAGATTTTCTGTACCACAAAG GATGAAATGACTCTCAGTGGATACAAGAAATATCTGACCTCGCAGGCCGCTCCCCAGCCCCTCACTGCTGCAGAGCAGGAACTGCAACAGATTAAACTGAATgag gtgcagaCGGACATCGGTGTGGACACCAAGTTGCAGACCCTGCAGGGAGTGGCTTTCCCTATTCACAAAGACGCTGTTGCAGCACTTCAACATTTTAGGGACAAAAGAATCAACTATGTACAACTG GAAGTAGACTCTGAACAGGAGGTGATCCGGTTGTGCAGCACTGAGCCAACAGAGGTGAAAGACCTGCCAACGAGAATCCCTAAAGAATCTCCACGCTACCACTTCTTCCTCTACAAACATTCCCACGAAGGCGACTACTTAGAGTCCACAG TCTTCATTTATTCTATGCCCGGGTACGCTTGTAGCATCCGAGACAGGATGATGTATTCCAGCTGCAAAAACACCTTCATCAACATGGTGGAAAAAAATTTCCAGATTGAGATTGAGAAAAAG TTGGAGATCGATAACGGGGAGGAACTGACCCCTGATTTCCTGTACGAGGAGGTGCATCCCAAGCAGCATGCACACAAGCAGGCCTTCGCCAAACCCAAAGGCCCTGCTGGGAAGAGGGGTGTCCGCCGCATCACCcgaccacccgcagagggagaCGAGGAAGATTAA